The region ATAAATAATGGAAATATCTTCCTTTCAATCTTATTTAGTAATTCTTTTTATTGTTTTAATAATAATTTCTATTTTTGTATTTAGACAATTTCTAAAAACAAGAAGTGAAGAATTAAATTTAGTAAAATTCGAGCAGAAAGGTTTAGATTCTCTCACTGAAGCTACAGAATTATATGAATTTGGGTCCATTCAGATAAAAAAAAGATTATATTCTGAAGCTACTAAAACTTTTTTAAAAGCAATTGAAAATTATGAAAATGAACCTGATGAAGCCAAAGCGATAATAAATAATGCTTTAGGATTTTCTTATGCTGCTCAAAATGAATTTAAAAAAGCAATTAAACACTATAACTCTGCAATAAAATCACTTCCAAAATATCCTATAGCCCTAAATAACCTCGCATCAGCACAACAGCGTTTACTTGAGTACGACTTGGCATATGAAACTTATCAAAAGGTTTTGGTGATAGATCCAAAGAACAAAACAGCAATTAAAAAAAGTAAGGAGTTAGAAAAAAGAAATAATTATAAACCTTATAAAGGTATTAAAGATAAGGGATTCTAAATATGGAAAATTATTCTTCTTTACTGATTGGTGGAAAACAATTTTCCAGTAGATTAATGGTTGGTACTGGCAAATACAAATCTACTAAAGATATGATGGAAAGTCTGTCAAATTCTGAAACGGAAATTATAACCGTCGCTGTTAGAAGAATTAAAAATTATCAAACCGGAGAAAATTTACTCGAAAAGATCAACTGGGAAAAATATTGGATGCTTCCTAATACAGCTGGTTGTGTTAATTCCGATGAGGCAGTCAGAATAGCAATTTTAGGAAGAGAGCTTGCAAAATTATCTGGTCAAGAAGAAAATAATTTTGTAAAGTTAGAAGTTATTCCTGACAAAAAGTATTTGCTACCAGATCCAATAGAAACTCTTAAAGCAGCCGAAATTTTAATAAAAAAGGGTTTCGCTGTACTACCTTATATCAATGCAGATCCTATTCTTGCAAAAAGACTAGAAGAAATAGGTTGTGCAACTGTAATGCCATTGGGCTCGCCCATTGGCTCGGGGCAAGGTTTGTTAAATTTATCAAATATAAGAATAATTATTGAGAATGCAAAAGTGCCAGTAATAATTGACGCAGGAATTGGGGTGCCTAGTGAAGCATCTCAAGCTATGGAAATTGGAGCTGATGGTGTTTTAATCAATAGTGCGATAGCGCAAGCTGCAAATCCTCCCCTAATGGCTCAAGCGATAAATTATAGTGTGAAAGCTGGCAGGCAAGCTTTTCTGGCAGGAAGAATTCACAAACAAGACTTTGCAGTAGCAAGTTCGCCGGAAAAAAACATATCTATCTAATTCTCTTAATTAAGAAAAGTTTAAAAAGAAAGTAAAAATTTATGATTTGCTTTATTTATCGTAATTAAGAAAGAAGATTTGAAACTATTTACAATATTTTTTCGCAAAGTGGAAGCACACTGTAGTAATTTAATAAATATATTATGAATCTTTTAATTCTGGAGTTCTGAGTGAAAGTTATTGTTCTAGGTGGAGATGGTTTTTGCGGTTGGCCTTGTGCGGTGAATTTAGCAGAGCAAAATCATGATGTTATTATTGTCGACAATTTAAGTCGTAGAAAAATTGATATTGATCTAGAGGTAGAATCTTTAACTCCAATTGCTTCGATAACAGAACGACTTTCTGCATGGGAAGAGACTGGAGGTAAGCCTATGAGATTTCTTAAGATGGATATCTCTAAACAATATCAAAAATTACTTAATTTGCTAATTGATGAAAAACCAGATTCCGTGATCCATTTTGCAGAACAAAGAGCAGCACCTTACTCTATGAAATCAAGTTTCACCAAAAGATATACAGTGGATAATAATGTTAATGGCACCCACAACCTTCTTGCTGCAATAGTAGAGAGTAATTTAGATATTCATGTTGTTCATTTAGGAACAATGGGAGTCTATGGATATGGATCACATAGAGGTGCAACAATTCCAGAAGGTTATCTAAAAGTTGAAGTTCCACAACCAGATGGAAGTCGATTTGAAGAAGAAATATTACACCCTGCCAGTCCAGGTAGTGTTTACCATATGACTAAAACCTTAGATCAATTATTATTTCTTTACTACAACAAAAATGATCTTGTAAGGATTACTGATTTACATCAAGGCATTGTTTGGGGAACAAATACAGAAGCAACTTTAAAAGATCCTAGATTGACAAACCGATTTGACTATGACGGAGATTATGGAACTGTTTTAAACAGATTTCTAATGCAAGCTGCAATTGGATATCCATTAAGTGTTCATGGGACAGGCGGGCAAACAAGAGCATTTATACATATAAAAGACTCTGTAAAATGCGTACAACTTGCTCTTGAAAATCCTCCAAAATCCGGAGAACGAGTCAAAATCTTTAATCAAATGACTGAGAGTCATCAAGTTGGAGAACTAGCTAAAAAAGTAGCTTCTCTAACAGGAGCTGATATTAATTATTTACCAAATCCAAGGAATGAAGCGGTAGAAAATGATCTTATTGTTGATAATAAATGTTTTATAGAATTAGGTTTAAACCCAACGACTCTTGATAATGGCTTATTAGAAGAAGTTGTTGAAGTTGCCAAAAAATACTCCAATAGATGTGATCTTAAGCGGATACCTTGTGTTTCATCCTGGACTAAAAAACAAGCTGAGGCAATAAAGACAAATTAAAATTTCCAAAATAGTTACTCTAAGAAAGTGAAAATTGCATTGTTTACTGAAACTTTTTTACCTAAAGTTGATGGCATAGTCACAAGATTGACTAAAACAATTGAATTTTTAATAAAAAATGGTGATGAAGTTATAATTTTTTGTCCAGAAGGGTGTCCAGAATCATATATGGGTGCAACTGTAGTTGGAGTTGCTGCAATGCCATTACCCTTATACCCAGAGTTGAAGCTTGGTTTGCCGGGTCCTGCAGTCTCAGATAAGTTAGAAAAATTTAAGCCAGATTTGATACATGTTGTTAATCCAGCTGTACTTGGCTTAGGTGGCATATGGTTAGCGAAAACTAATAATATTCCTTTAATTGCGAGTTACCATACTCATCTTCCAAAATATCTGGAACATTACGGTATGGGTATGTTAGAGCCACTTTTGTGGGAATTACTTAAAGCAGCTCATAATCAAGCATTGTTAAATTTATGTACTTCCACCGCTATGGTCAATGAGTTAAAAGATAAAGGTATTCAAAGGACTGCTCTATGGCAAAGGGGAGTAGATACTTTCAGTTTCAGACCAGATTTGAGAAGTGAGAAAATGAGAAAAAAATTATTTGGGAAATATAACGACGCTAATTACTTATTGATTTATGTAGGAAGATTATCAGCAGAAAAACAAATTGAGAGAATTAAACCAGTCTTAGAAAGTATTCCTAATGCTTGCCTTGCACTTGTAGGTGACGGACCATATAGAAACCAGCTTGAAAAAATCTTCGAAAATACAAAGACTAATTTCATAGGATACTTATCTGGCGATGAACTTGCTAGCGCCTATGCCTCTGGAGATATATTTTTATTTCCATCTAGTACAGAAACACTTGGGTTAGTTTTACTAGAAGCAATGGCAGCAGGATGTCCAGTTATCGGAGCCAACAAGGGGGGGATTCCAGATATTATTAGTGATGGGATTAATGGTTGTTTATATGATCCTGATGAAAAAGATAATGGGAAACAAAGTTTGATTAAAGCGACAAAAAAAATTCTAGAGAATGAAGATAAAAGAGAAGTTATGAGAAAAGAGGCACGAAACGAAGCAGAAAAATGGGATTGGAATCAAGCAACACTACAACTGCAAAATTATTATGCAGATACTCTCAAAGAAATAGATTAAAATTAATCTTAATTATGCTACGTGTGGAGGTGTGGGATTATTATACGAACTTAAAGGAAGTATTAGAGTAGCGATATTTTGATTCTTTTCAGGCCTTTTTTTCTTTGAAAACTTTTTACCAAAGGGTACTCTTATAACATTGGTTCCCTCAATGGAAGAAATGTTTGAGTTATCTCCTGAAAAATTATTGACAAAATTTGGTAAATCTACGTTTTTAACTGGCAGGTGCTTAACATTACCAGATTTAAAATCTTTGGTCATAGCTTCAAATACCCCAAAAAATTTGATGCTCGAATATTTTAATAAAAAAATTTAAAAAAATTCTATAAGAAAATATTAAATTTTTATTCTCACTGATAATAACTAAGTAAATATAAGGATGCTAGTCCTTATGCACATTTTTTTTCTTCGAAAGTCTCGCCTTGATTTACATTGCAAGAACAAATTAAATTGCGATCGCCATATGCATTATTGATCCTAGAAACTGAAGACCAAAACTTAATAGACGTTGGAGTTTTATAAGGAAAAGAAGCTTTTTCTTTTGAATAAGGATAATGCCAGTTATCAGCAATTAACTCCTTCAGCGTATGAGGAGCGTTACTTATTACATTGTTATTCTTTAATGCATCATTTTTTTCTATTTCGCTGATTTCTTCTCCAATCAATAGCATAGCCTCGCAAAATCTATCCAATTCAACCAAACTTTCACTTTCAGTAGGCTCTATCATTATCGTCTCTGGAACAGGCCAACTTATAGTTGGGGCATGAAAACTATAATCTATTAATCGTTTAGCTAAATCATTAACACTCAAACCAGTTTTAGATTTTAAATCCCTGAAATCTAGAATACATTCATGTGCGACAAAATTATTTTTTCCTTTATAAAGAATCTTGAATTTATGTTTTAAAGTATGCGCAATATAATTTGCAGATAAAATTGCATGCGCAGTAGCTTTCCTTAAACCACTAAGACCAGCCATTTTTATGTACATCCAACTTATTGGAAGAATACTTGCACTCCCATGCTTGGCAGAAGATACGTAATTGGAACTAATAGATAAATTATTATCCATTAAAGAATGAGTAGGAAGAAATGGGCTTAAAATTTCTGATGCAGCAACTGGACCTACTCCTGGACCACCACCTCCATGTGGAATGCAGAATGTTTTATGTAAATTCAAATGACAAACATCAACACCATAATTCCCCGGTTTACATAATCCAACCTGAGCGTTCAAATTTGCTCCATCTAAATAGACAAATCCTCCCACAGAGTGAATTAAATCACATATGTTTCTGATTTGTAATTCAAAAACTCCATGAGTAGAAGGATAAGTCAACATAAGAGCCCCTATTTGGTTATCAAATTTCTTGACCTTAATTGACAAATCTTGAAAATCAATATTTCCTTCGTCATCACATTCAACAGTTAACACGTCAAAACCTGCCATAACTGCACTAGCAGGATTTGTTCCATGAGCACTTTTTGGAATTAAACATTTTTTTCTTAACAAGTCACCTTTTGATTCAAAATAAGAATTTATTGCCAATAAACCTGCAAACTCTCCTTGAGAACCTGCATTTGGTTGAAAAGAAACTGATTTTAAACCAACAATCTCACTTATCCATTTTTCTAAGTCAGATATAATTTTTGAATAGCCTTTAGTTTGATCTGGTGGGGAAAAAGGATGAATGGAAGATAAATTAGCCCAAGAGACTGGATTTAACTCTGCTGCAGAATTTAACTTCATGGTGCAGCTTCCCAATGGCATCATCCCATCAACCAAAGAAAAATCTTTTTCTGCAAGTCGGAATATATATCTCATTAATTCAGTTTCACTTTGGTAATTTGTGAATATATCTTGCTGCATCCATGCACTGGATCTCAAAGCTAAACTTTCAAGATGAAATTCTTTATCAAATTTTATATGTTCTAAATATTCTTCTTTTTCTATAAGGTTTGCTATGAAAGTCAAAATATCTTTTATTTCTTTTTCATTACTAAGCTCATCTAAAGAGATCCCAAAACCAGTTGAATTTTCAATAGTTGATCCCAACGGCAAAATTCTTAAGTTATAGCCGTTTTTTAAAGCCTCATTATGGATCCTTTGGGAGTGCTCAGAATAAACATCAATACTATCAAATCTAATCCCATCAGGAATATCAAAACCTAAAGCAACTAAACTTGATTCTAAATTTATTCGCAACTCAACTAATCTCTTAGCAATTTGCGTTAATCCAGAGGGTCCATGATAAATAGCATAAAAAGAAGAAATTATAGCTAACAAAGATTGAGCAGTACAAATATTACTAGTGGCCTTTTCCCTTCTAATATGTTGCTCTCTTGTTTGCAATGCTAGTCTTAGTGACTTTTCTCCATTTTTAGATAGACTTTCCCCAACTATTCTTCCTGGTATCAGCCTTTTATATTTTTCGCTACAAGCAAAATATGCTGCATGAGGGCCACCAAAACCCATTGGAACACCAAATCTTTGCATACTCCCCACTGCTACATCAACACCAAATTCAGAAATTGGTTTAATCAAAACTTGTGCCAGTGGATCAATACATGCCGTAACAATAATTTCTGATCTATGTGCTTGGGATATTAAGAATGTAGGATCATATAATTGTCCGTTTTTACCAGGTAATTGCAACAACATTCCAAAAACATCATCAAGATTAGGAAGGTTGCTTTGAGTAAAGCGTTTTAAAGTTATTCCCAAAGGTTTTGCTCTGGTTTGTAGAACATTAAAAGTATGATCAAAAACATTTGACTCCACTAAGTACACTTTTGAAGATTTATTTTTTCTTGCGGAAAAACTCATGGCCATGGCTTCTGCTGCTGCAGTACCCTCATCCAACAAAGATGCATTGGCGACAGGGAATCCTGTTAGTTCACAAACAATAGTCTGAAAATTAAATAGAGCTTCTAATCTTCCTTGTGCAATTTCTGCTTGATATGGAGTATAGGACGTGTACCACCTTGGATTCTCAAGAACATGTCTTTGGATTACTTTAGGCATATGATTGTCATAATAACCAAGGCCGATAAGTGATCTCATTTTTGTATTTTTATTCGTAATCTCTTCTAATTCGTTTAAAGCCTCAATTTCTGAACAACCTTGGGGCAATATTTCTGAAGATTTATCTTTAAGCTGTATATCTTCAGGGATAACTTGATTTATAAATTGATCAATATTATTAAAACCAAGCTTGTTCAGCATAATTCTTTCATCATTATCTCCTAACCCAAGATGCCTATCTATAAACAAATCAGACCCAAATTTGGATGTCATATTAAAATATTTTTCTTTAAAATAGCTCTTTTTAGAAAGTTTGCCTTATTTTGGTACAACCTTTGATTGATATTCTTCAGAAGTCATCAAATCAGCAATTGATGCTTTTGATTCTGGTTTCAAAATGACTAACCAACCGTCTCCAATCGGATCATTCTGTAAAAGCTCAGGGTTCTCAACAACACTTTCATTTACAGATACTATTTCTCCTGAAAAAGGCAGGTAAACTTCCTCTACGGCCTTAACTGATTCTATTGTTCCAAAAGTCTCGCCTTTCTCTAAAGTCGCCCCTTCATCAGCTAATTCAACAAAAACGATATCTCCTAATTGATCTATAGCGAATTCACTAACTCCAATTTTTAATAATCCATTTTCTTCTAAGACATATTCATGAGTATCAGCATAGTTGAGGTTGTCTGGAAACTTGTAAGACATGATTAAGTAGATAAAGGAAGTAGAGAATCCTTTGAAATTAATTCTTCCTCTAATAGTTCAGATAATAATCGAATTAATGCAATTTTGATGTGAGCTATGTGAGA is a window of Prochlorococcus marinus XMU1419 DNA encoding:
- a CDS encoding tetratricopeptide repeat protein, with translation MEISSFQSYLVILFIVLIIISIFVFRQFLKTRSEELNLVKFEQKGLDSLTEATELYEFGSIQIKKRLYSEATKTFLKAIENYENEPDEAKAIINNALGFSYAAQNEFKKAIKHYNSAIKSLPKYPIALNNLASAQQRLLEYDLAYETYQKVLVIDPKNKTAIKKSKELEKRNNYKPYKGIKDKGF
- a CDS encoding thiazole synthase, which encodes MENYSSLLIGGKQFSSRLMVGTGKYKSTKDMMESLSNSETEIITVAVRRIKNYQTGENLLEKINWEKYWMLPNTAGCVNSDEAVRIAILGRELAKLSGQEENNFVKLEVIPDKKYLLPDPIETLKAAEILIKKGFAVLPYINADPILAKRLEEIGCATVMPLGSPIGSGQGLLNLSNIRIIIENAKVPVIIDAGIGVPSEASQAMEIGADGVLINSAIAQAANPPLMAQAINYSVKAGRQAFLAGRIHKQDFAVASSPEKNISI
- a CDS encoding NAD-dependent epimerase/dehydratase family protein produces the protein MKVIVLGGDGFCGWPCAVNLAEQNHDVIIVDNLSRRKIDIDLEVESLTPIASITERLSAWEETGGKPMRFLKMDISKQYQKLLNLLIDEKPDSVIHFAEQRAAPYSMKSSFTKRYTVDNNVNGTHNLLAAIVESNLDIHVVHLGTMGVYGYGSHRGATIPEGYLKVEVPQPDGSRFEEEILHPASPGSVYHMTKTLDQLLFLYYNKNDLVRITDLHQGIVWGTNTEATLKDPRLTNRFDYDGDYGTVLNRFLMQAAIGYPLSVHGTGGQTRAFIHIKDSVKCVQLALENPPKSGERVKIFNQMTESHQVGELAKKVASLTGADINYLPNPRNEAVENDLIVDNKCFIELGLNPTTLDNGLLEEVVEVAKKYSNRCDLKRIPCVSSWTKKQAEAIKTN
- a CDS encoding glycosyltransferase family 4 protein, with the translated sequence MKIALFTETFLPKVDGIVTRLTKTIEFLIKNGDEVIIFCPEGCPESYMGATVVGVAAMPLPLYPELKLGLPGPAVSDKLEKFKPDLIHVVNPAVLGLGGIWLAKTNNIPLIASYHTHLPKYLEHYGMGMLEPLLWELLKAAHNQALLNLCTSTAMVNELKDKGIQRTALWQRGVDTFSFRPDLRSEKMRKKLFGKYNDANYLLIYVGRLSAEKQIERIKPVLESIPNACLALVGDGPYRNQLEKIFENTKTNFIGYLSGDELASAYASGDIFLFPSSTETLGLVLLEAMAAGCPVIGANKGGIPDIISDGINGCLYDPDEKDNGKQSLIKATKKILENEDKREVMRKEARNEAEKWDWNQATLQLQNYYADTLKEID
- the gcvP gene encoding aminomethyl-transferring glycine dehydrogenase; the encoded protein is MTSKFGSDLFIDRHLGLGDNDERIMLNKLGFNNIDQFINQVIPEDIQLKDKSSEILPQGCSEIEALNELEEITNKNTKMRSLIGLGYYDNHMPKVIQRHVLENPRWYTSYTPYQAEIAQGRLEALFNFQTIVCELTGFPVANASLLDEGTAAAEAMAMSFSARKNKSSKVYLVESNVFDHTFNVLQTRAKPLGITLKRFTQSNLPNLDDVFGMLLQLPGKNGQLYDPTFLISQAHRSEIIVTACIDPLAQVLIKPISEFGVDVAVGSMQRFGVPMGFGGPHAAYFACSEKYKRLIPGRIVGESLSKNGEKSLRLALQTREQHIRREKATSNICTAQSLLAIISSFYAIYHGPSGLTQIAKRLVELRINLESSLVALGFDIPDGIRFDSIDVYSEHSQRIHNEALKNGYNLRILPLGSTIENSTGFGISLDELSNEKEIKDILTFIANLIEKEEYLEHIKFDKEFHLESLALRSSAWMQQDIFTNYQSETELMRYIFRLAEKDFSLVDGMMPLGSCTMKLNSAAELNPVSWANLSSIHPFSPPDQTKGYSKIISDLEKWISEIVGLKSVSFQPNAGSQGEFAGLLAINSYFESKGDLLRKKCLIPKSAHGTNPASAVMAGFDVLTVECDDEGNIDFQDLSIKVKKFDNQIGALMLTYPSTHGVFELQIRNICDLIHSVGGFVYLDGANLNAQVGLCKPGNYGVDVCHLNLHKTFCIPHGGGGPGVGPVAASEILSPFLPTHSLMDNNLSISSNYVSSAKHGSASILPISWMYIKMAGLSGLRKATAHAILSANYIAHTLKHKFKILYKGKNNFVAHECILDFRDLKSKTGLSVNDLAKRLIDYSFHAPTISWPVPETIMIEPTESESLVELDRFCEAMLLIGEEISEIEKNDALKNNNVISNAPHTLKELIADNWHYPYSKEKASFPYKTPTSIKFWSSVSRINNAYGDRNLICSCNVNQGETFEEKKCA
- the gcvH gene encoding glycine cleavage system protein GcvH yields the protein MSYKFPDNLNYADTHEYVLEENGLLKIGVSEFAIDQLGDIVFVELADEGATLEKGETFGTIESVKAVEEVYLPFSGEIVSVNESVVENPELLQNDPIGDGWLVILKPESKASIADLMTSEEYQSKVVPK